From Actinomyces sp. oral taxon 171 str. F0337, one genomic window encodes:
- a CDS encoding NAD-dependent succinate-semialdehyde dehydrogenase: MTNQPPAPISDAGIRELLDSIPTGILIGNEWRESSSGERFDVLNPATGEVLTTVASATPEDAAEAMDLAARTQRSWQATSPRERADILRRAYDLVVGPFRERLARVMTLEMGKPLDQADAEVTYGSEFLRWFAEEAVRIRGDYFRLPEGHLQAVVVRRPVGPCLFITPWNFPLAMATRKAAPAFAAGNVGILKPSQDTPLTSLLFAQVLVEAGLPAGVLAVLPTNRSRALTGSLIADPHLRKISFTGSTGVGKALLAEAAQGVLRTSMELGGNAPFIVFDDADLDAAVEAAVITKMRNMGEACNAADHFFVQGGVYDEFTRRFAEAMASQRVGNGLEPGVAVGPLVSARQRTSVAELVVGAIESGATALVGGFVPEGAGFFYPPTVLMDVDPHAEIVTNEIFGPVAPVIRFNDEEEVIGLVNTDTVGLSAYLHTSSTARILRMAELLEVGMLGVNSATISNAAAPFGGVKESGMGREGGKEGIEDYLETVYVGMPAPDLHLERE, encoded by the coding sequence ATGACCAACCAGCCCCCCGCCCCCATCAGCGACGCGGGTATCCGTGAGCTCCTCGACTCAATCCCCACCGGCATCCTCATCGGAAACGAGTGGCGCGAGTCCTCTTCAGGGGAGCGCTTCGACGTGCTCAATCCCGCCACGGGGGAGGTCCTCACCACCGTCGCCTCCGCCACCCCCGAGGACGCCGCCGAAGCCATGGACCTCGCGGCGCGCACCCAGCGCTCCTGGCAGGCCACGAGCCCGCGCGAGCGCGCAGACATTTTGCGGCGCGCCTACGACCTGGTCGTCGGTCCGTTCCGCGAGCGCCTCGCCCGGGTAATGACACTCGAGATGGGCAAGCCTCTCGACCAGGCCGACGCCGAGGTCACCTATGGCTCGGAGTTCCTGAGGTGGTTCGCCGAGGAGGCCGTCCGGATCCGTGGCGACTACTTCCGTCTCCCTGAGGGCCACCTCCAAGCGGTTGTCGTGCGCCGTCCGGTCGGCCCGTGCCTGTTCATCACACCGTGGAACTTCCCGCTGGCCATGGCAACCCGCAAGGCCGCCCCAGCCTTCGCGGCCGGCAATGTCGGCATCCTCAAGCCCTCGCAGGACACTCCGCTAACCTCCCTGCTCTTCGCGCAAGTCCTCGTCGAGGCCGGCCTGCCGGCGGGCGTCCTCGCGGTCCTGCCCACAAACCGCAGCCGCGCCCTGACCGGATCCCTCATCGCTGACCCACACCTCCGGAAGATCTCCTTCACTGGCTCGACCGGCGTTGGCAAGGCGCTGCTGGCCGAGGCCGCCCAGGGGGTTCTACGCACCTCGATGGAGCTCGGCGGGAACGCCCCCTTCATCGTCTTCGACGACGCGGACCTCGATGCCGCCGTCGAGGCCGCCGTCATCACAAAGATGCGGAACATGGGAGAGGCCTGCAATGCCGCGGACCACTTTTTCGTCCAGGGCGGCGTCTACGACGAGTTCACGCGTCGGTTCGCCGAGGCCATGGCCTCCCAGCGGGTCGGCAACGGCCTGGAGCCGGGCGTCGCCGTCGGCCCACTTGTCTCCGCACGCCAACGAACTTCCGTCGCGGAGCTCGTCGTCGGCGCCATCGAGTCCGGTGCAACCGCGCTCGTAGGCGGCTTCGTCCCCGAGGGTGCGGGATTCTTCTACCCGCCCACGGTTCTCATGGACGTCGACCCGCACGCCGAGATCGTCACCAACGAAATCTTCGGGCCTGTTGCCCCTGTCATCCGGTTCAACGATGAGGAGGAGGTCATCGGCCTCGTCAACACCGACACCGTGGGTCTGTCCGCCTACCTCCACACCTCCTCGACCGCCCGTATCCTGCGGATGGCCGAGCTCCTCGAGGTCGGCATGCTTGGGGTCAACTCCGCGACCATCTCGAATGCAGCTGCCCCTTTCGGAGGCGTCAAGGAATCCGGGATGGGGCGAGAGGGCGGCAAGGAAGGAATCGAGGACTACCTCGAGACAGTCTACGTCGGTATGCCGGCGCCCGACCTCCACCTCGAACGAGAGTGA